A section of the Spirochaeta isovalerica genome encodes:
- the ftsZ gene encoding cell division protein FtsZ, with product MDIELVESKNSAGTVIKVIGTGGGGSNAVNRMIECELKDVHFIACNTDQQALNKSKADVRVPLGSKLTNGLGAGGKPEIGEKAAEEDRENIKKLLEGSDMVFVTAGMGGGTGTGSAAVIASVAKEVGALTVAVVTKPFGFEGKKKMALAEEGIAKLHEHVDTLITIPNEHLLKIVDKRTPIRQAFLKADDVLRMGVQGISDLITLHGDINIDFADVKTVMEGQGDALMGIGFGQGDNRAVDAATSAINNPLLEDASIEGARGLLVNVTGGADFSLSEYNEVMEIISSNIDPDAIIIAGTTIDETLDDELKVTVIATGFSHGAVEEEVETMPATTMDSDKNEILSFKDWEALSTGNDLSETKKKPVDFLFGHDDPLGDDLYVPTIMRDRTKLIGGKRN from the coding sequence ATGGATATTGAATTAGTTGAATCGAAAAACAGTGCCGGAACGGTTATCAAGGTAATCGGAACGGGTGGCGGAGGAAGCAACGCGGTCAACCGGATGATCGAATGCGAACTCAAGGACGTCCATTTTATCGCCTGTAACACGGATCAGCAGGCGCTGAACAAATCAAAAGCTGACGTGCGTGTTCCTCTTGGATCGAAACTGACAAATGGCCTCGGTGCGGGCGGTAAGCCTGAAATCGGTGAGAAAGCCGCCGAAGAGGACCGCGAGAACATCAAAAAGCTCCTTGAGGGCTCCGATATGGTGTTCGTCACCGCCGGGATGGGCGGGGGAACCGGAACAGGTTCTGCTGCGGTTATCGCTTCGGTCGCCAAGGAAGTGGGAGCCCTGACAGTGGCTGTCGTGACTAAGCCATTCGGTTTTGAAGGGAAAAAGAAGATGGCTCTTGCCGAGGAGGGGATCGCCAAGCTCCACGAGCATGTGGATACGCTGATCACCATTCCCAACGAACATCTTCTGAAAATTGTCGATAAGAGAACACCGATCCGTCAGGCTTTTCTGAAAGCCGATGATGTGCTGAGGATGGGAGTGCAGGGAATTTCCGATCTCATCACTCTCCACGGTGATATCAATATAGACTTCGCCGATGTGAAGACGGTTATGGAAGGCCAGGGCGATGCTCTGATGGGAATCGGTTTCGGTCAGGGGGACAACAGGGCCGTCGATGCGGCGACAAGTGCTATTAATAACCCCCTGTTGGAAGATGCTTCCATCGAAGGGGCGAGAGGGCTTCTTGTCAACGTTACGGGTGGAGCGGATTTCTCTCTTTCCGAGTATAACGAGGTTATGGAGATCATCAGCTCCAACATCGATCCCGATGCCATCATAATCGCCGGAACGACTATCGACGAGACTCTTGATGATGAATTGAAAGTAACGGTTATCGCTACGGGATTTTCCCACGGCGCCGTGGAGGAGGAAGTGGAGACCATGCCGGCCACCACAATGGATTCCGATAAGAACGAAATCCTCTCTTTCAAGGACTGGGAAGCTTTGAGCACGGGCAACGATTTGTCGGAAACGAAAAAGAAGCCGGTTGATTTCCTTTTTGGTCATGATGACCCCCTCGGCGATGATCTGTATGTTCCCACGATTATGAGGGATAGAACCAAATTGATCGGAGGGAAGAGAAACTGA